A genomic region of Mesorhizobium sp. NZP2077 contains the following coding sequences:
- a CDS encoding class I SAM-dependent methyltransferase translates to MAGEKVQLTGAKETLLMTLYGKALESRLPHSLLGDHFADEAVRKIDYDFARLKVDENLGIGLAIRAKTLDVHVEDFLARNPGAMVLHLGCGLDTRIFRVDPLPGVDWFDVDYPEVIELRRKLYPTRDHYHLIASSVTEPGWLAGVPRNRPAIVVAEGLTPYLPADAGLQLVSRLVSHLAGGELMFDAYSRFGLTLLRLNPTIRATGAEVHWAIDDPHELELAVPKLRFVEDISAYKPEHAARMGWSAKLFVRLWKHIPALRKVGRLLRYRF, encoded by the coding sequence ATGGCCGGCGAGAAAGTGCAGTTGACCGGGGCAAAGGAAACCTTGCTGATGACGCTCTACGGCAAGGCGCTGGAGAGCCGGCTGCCGCATTCGCTGCTTGGGGATCACTTCGCCGACGAGGCGGTGCGCAAGATCGACTATGATTTTGCGAGGCTCAAGGTCGACGAGAATCTCGGCATTGGCCTGGCGATCCGGGCCAAGACACTGGACGTTCATGTTGAGGATTTCCTGGCCAGAAATCCCGGTGCCATGGTGCTGCATCTGGGTTGCGGACTCGACACGCGCATCTTCCGCGTCGATCCGCTGCCAGGCGTGGACTGGTTCGATGTCGACTATCCCGAAGTCATCGAGTTGAGGCGCAAGCTCTACCCGACCCGCGACCATTACCACCTCATCGCTTCGTCGGTGACCGAGCCCGGCTGGCTGGCCGGAGTGCCCCGCAACCGCCCGGCCATCGTGGTGGCGGAGGGGCTGACGCCTTATCTGCCTGCAGACGCAGGGTTACAGCTGGTTTCGCGGCTTGTCTCGCATCTTGCCGGCGGCGAGCTGATGTTCGATGCCTATAGCCGTTTCGGGCTGACGCTGCTTCGCCTCAATCCGACCATCAGGGCGACAGGCGCCGAGGTCCACTGGGCGATAGACGATCCGCACGAACTGGAACTGGCGGTGCCGAAGCTGCGCTTCGTCGAGGATATCTCCGCCTATAAACCGGAACACGCCGCCCGCATGGGCTGGTCGGCCAAGCTGTTCGTGCGTCTTTGGAAACACATTCCGGCGCTGCGCAAAGTCGGCAGGCTTTTGCGGTATCGTTTCTAG
- a CDS encoding DUF2244 domain-containing protein, with protein sequence MSDTNASFQADEPFFHALLTPHRSLGRTGFLVLMGTLLFGWLVTGAFFLSRGAWPVFGFFGLDVVAVYIAFRANYRAARAREEVSVSRTSLDIRKTAPSGKSEAHRFNPFWTRFSVARHAEIGITKMTVEGVGRNVPIGGFLDPESRESFATAFSRALATAKAR encoded by the coding sequence ATGAGCGACACAAACGCCTCGTTTCAGGCTGACGAGCCCTTCTTTCACGCATTGCTGACCCCACACCGCTCGCTGGGCAGGACGGGCTTCCTGGTCCTGATGGGCACCCTGCTGTTCGGCTGGCTGGTGACCGGCGCGTTTTTCCTGTCGCGTGGTGCCTGGCCGGTGTTCGGCTTCTTCGGCCTCGACGTTGTCGCCGTCTACATCGCTTTCCGTGCCAATTATCGCGCCGCTCGCGCCCGCGAGGAAGTTTCGGTCTCCCGCACCAGCCTCGATATCCGCAAGACGGCCCCTTCGGGGAAATCGGAAGCGCACCGCTTCAACCCGTTCTGGACGCGGTTCTCGGTCGCCCGTCACGCCGAGATCGGCATCACCAAAATGACGGTGGAAGGGGTAGGCCGGAATGTGCCGATCGGCGGCTTTCTCGATCCCGAGTCCCGCGAGAGCTTTGCCACCGCCTTCTCGCGCGCACTGGCGACCGCTAAGGCGCGCTGA
- the nth gene encoding endonuclease III, with translation MASPKSKDSSKPEKELPAGRRDGSNAKPRPRPARRTSRYSPAEVHEIFRRFSVQRPEPKGELEHVNAFTLLVAVVLSAQATDAGVNKATRALFKVADTPRKMLALGEATVGDHIRTIGLWRNKAKNIIALSEALIRDHGGEVPDDRDALVKLPGVGRKTANVVLNMAFGQHTMAVDTHIFRIGNRLGLAPGKTPEQVEQGLLKIIPDEFMRHAHHWLILHGRYVCKARKPDCPACVIADICKAQEKTTSVPAPLVPIAPLETVGAEDQVP, from the coding sequence ATGGCGAGCCCCAAGTCCAAAGATTCTTCCAAGCCCGAAAAAGAGCTGCCGGCCGGACGGCGCGACGGTTCGAATGCCAAGCCGCGCCCACGGCCGGCGCGGCGGACTTCGCGCTACAGTCCGGCCGAAGTGCACGAGATTTTCCGGCGCTTTTCGGTGCAGCGTCCGGAGCCGAAGGGCGAGCTCGAACACGTCAACGCCTTCACGCTGCTGGTGGCGGTGGTGCTTTCGGCACAGGCGACCGATGCCGGCGTCAACAAGGCGACGCGGGCTCTGTTCAAGGTCGCTGACACGCCGCGGAAGATGCTGGCGCTGGGCGAGGCCACGGTCGGTGACCACATCAGGACCATCGGGCTGTGGCGCAACAAGGCCAAGAACATCATCGCGCTGTCGGAAGCGCTGATCCGCGACCATGGCGGCGAGGTGCCCGACGACCGCGATGCGCTGGTTAAACTGCCGGGGGTCGGGCGCAAGACCGCCAATGTCGTGCTCAACATGGCTTTCGGCCAGCACACGATGGCGGTCGACACGCACATCTTCCGCATCGGCAACCGGCTCGGCCTGGCGCCGGGCAAGACGCCCGAACAGGTCGAGCAGGGCCTGCTGAAGATCATCCCCGACGAATTTATGCGCCATGCGCATCATTGGCTGATCCTGCATGGCCGCTATGTCTGCAAGGCGCGCAAGCCGGATTGCCCGGCCTGCGTCATCGCCGACATCTGTAAGGCGCAGGAGAAGACGACCAGCGTTCCAGCGCCGCTGGTGCCGATCGCTCCGCTTGAGACGGTGGGTGCTGAAGATCAGGTGCCGTAA
- a CDS encoding DUF2214 family protein: protein MFWAKMAAFGLVGLLSIIPTVRFISWNRQAGADPSFTVPASELASVKTYIRTETFVFLLIPVFAAAMARGYGT from the coding sequence GTGTTCTGGGCCAAGATGGCGGCGTTTGGCCTCGTCGGGCTGCTGTCGATCATCCCGACGGTGCGCTTCATTTCCTGGAACAGGCAGGCCGGCGCCGATCCCTCCTTCACTGTACCCGCGAGCGAACTGGCCTCGGTGAAGACCTATATCCGCACTGAAACCTTCGTCTTCCTGCTGATCCCGGTCTTCGCGGCGGCGATGGCGCGCGGTTACGGCACCTGA
- a CDS encoding DUF2214 family protein, producing MDTTDLVLAIVHHLLVFSLAAIISAEFVLIRGDLPAVTLKRLAGIDRHYGIIATLIIVVASAVSSGA from the coding sequence ATGGACACGACCGACCTTGTGCTTGCCATTGTCCATCATCTGCTGGTGTTTTCCCTGGCAGCGATCATTAGCGCCGAATTCGTGCTGATCCGCGGCGACCTGCCCGCCGTGACGCTCAAGCGGCTCGCCGGCATCGACCGCCACTATGGCATCATCGCCACGCTGATCATCGTCGTCGCATCGGCCGTGTCGTCTGGGGCCTGA
- a CDS encoding GNAT family N-acetyltransferase has protein sequence MNNRQVIVAPVIETQRTILRAHRLDDFDAYVAMWADPVVTRFIGGKPRTREESWMRFLRHAGLWSLLGYGFWAIEEKATGRFVGEAGFHDLKRDMEPSIEGIPEAGWALAPAVHGAGLATEIVSRVHVWGDETFGRAKTVCIIDPENTASQNVARKCGYNEVTRTLYHDAPTILLERRP, from the coding sequence ATGAACAACCGCCAAGTGATCGTCGCCCCGGTCATCGAGACGCAGCGAACCATCCTGCGGGCGCACCGTCTTGACGATTTCGATGCCTATGTCGCCATGTGGGCAGATCCCGTCGTCACCCGTTTCATCGGCGGTAAGCCGCGCACGCGCGAAGAAAGCTGGATGCGCTTCCTGCGTCACGCCGGCCTGTGGTCGCTGCTCGGCTACGGCTTCTGGGCGATCGAGGAGAAGGCAACGGGCCGCTTCGTCGGCGAGGCCGGCTTTCACGATCTGAAGCGCGACATGGAACCGTCGATCGAAGGCATTCCCGAAGCCGGATGGGCGCTGGCTCCGGCCGTGCACGGTGCCGGCCTTGCCACCGAGATCGTCAGCCGCGTGCACGTCTGGGGCGACGAGACCTTCGGACGTGCCAAAACCGTCTGCATCATCGATCCGGAAAATACGGCTTCACAGAATGTCGCCAGGAAGTGCGGCTACAACGAGGTGACGCGGACCCTCTATCACGATGCCCCGACCATCCTGCTCGAGCGGCGGCCCTGA
- a CDS encoding OmpA family protein — protein sequence MHAFKTTVMRLFWAALVLALTLRLAAADATVPTADIKGAADNQLAKRYEGSFIVSYVKLAFTDFSVPLSPLKPSADPDARDAMNNRVFAPDKKAEVEGALTRIAYVLPAERSPLEVLRNYQDVIKAAGGEVLFECKKEECGGAADRSSSGGGGDMSLTMYSFHESDLKDAAFSNGACALATGINDQRYFSAKVPQDGGDAYVTVQTYSLTDDLYCKALNGRTVAVVQVLEPKARDKKMVVVEAAKMADSLSATGSISLYGIFFDTDKAAIKPESEPTLKEISKLLAGDPKMAVIVVGHTDNQGAFDYNLDLSSRRAEAVKAALVAKYGIDGSRLTAAGAGMMAPVASNDDEAGRAKNRRVVLVKLN from the coding sequence ATGCATGCATTCAAGACGACAGTCATGAGGTTGTTCTGGGCGGCGCTCGTGCTTGCGCTGACACTGCGGCTCGCGGCGGCCGACGCTACGGTGCCGACCGCCGATATCAAGGGGGCCGCCGACAATCAGCTGGCCAAGCGCTACGAAGGCTCGTTCATCGTCTCCTATGTGAAATTGGCCTTCACCGATTTCAGTGTGCCGCTGTCGCCCTTGAAGCCGAGCGCTGACCCGGACGCGCGTGATGCGATGAACAACCGCGTCTTCGCCCCCGACAAGAAGGCCGAGGTCGAGGGCGCCTTGACCCGCATCGCCTATGTGCTGCCGGCCGAGCGCTCGCCGCTTGAAGTTCTGCGCAATTATCAGGATGTAATCAAGGCAGCCGGTGGCGAGGTCCTGTTTGAGTGCAAGAAGGAGGAGTGCGGCGGCGCTGCCGACCGTTCGTCGAGCGGTGGCGGCGGCGACATGAGCCTGACGATGTATTCCTTCCACGAGAGCGATCTCAAGGACGCGGCATTCTCCAATGGCGCTTGCGCGCTGGCCACCGGCATCAACGACCAGCGCTATTTCTCGGCCAAGGTGCCGCAGGATGGCGGCGACGCCTATGTCACCGTGCAGACCTATTCGCTGACCGACGATCTCTACTGCAAGGCGCTCAACGGCCGCACCGTCGCCGTTGTCCAGGTGCTGGAGCCCAAGGCGCGCGACAAGAAGATGGTGGTCGTCGAGGCTGCCAAGATGGCGGATTCGCTCTCCGCCACCGGCAGCATTTCGCTCTACGGCATCTTCTTCGACACCGACAAGGCCGCTATCAAGCCGGAGTCGGAGCCGACGCTGAAAGAGATTTCGAAACTTCTGGCCGGCGACCCGAAGATGGCCGTGATCGTTGTCGGCCACACCGACAATCAAGGCGCCTTCGACTACAATCTCGACCTGTCGTCGCGGCGGGCGGAAGCGGTCAAGGCAGCGCTGGTGGCGAAATATGGCATCGATGGTTCGCGGCTGACGGCGGCCGGCGCCGGCATGATGGCACCCGTCGCCAGCAATGACGACGAGGCGGGCCGCGCCAAGAACCGCCGCGTGGTTCTGGTCAAGCTGAACTGA
- a CDS encoding EAL domain-containing protein → MDASPRLLGLVWPFIAVVLIQALVASLSLYTLSAVRAYVGGESQWSKGQKHAIYFLSLYADTGKEEFFGEYRAAIAVPLADRSARLALEQPEPDTEAARAGFLRGGNHTDDVTGMIWLFQNFRGFIYLDTAIRHWTAADTMILAIQKLGDAMHATLSKGQASPAEINAWKTDIHQLDRQISPLSKAFSDSLGEGSRFIRMLLTFANLVTAALLILLAVWRTRKLLAQRQAFQLALNTERERAQITLASIGQAVISTGRDGRLDYMNPVAEKLLACPFSSAKGKPIASLFRLVDKDTSVEEPRLIESLLAGEPRRSSARPQLLQRSDGSVVPVALTGAPLLVSGEVVGAVLAFHDMTREEGYIERLSWQASHDALTGLANRRDFESRLERTIVELKGQPRQHALMYLDLDQFKLVNDTCGHAAGDQLLRQISALLTHELRPGDVLARLGGDEFGVLLVDSDCETAADIAERLRTAVQDMHFAWDGRPFNTSVSIGMVQIADAQVTIEEALRAADVACYMAKEKGRNRVQIHSDSDMALRERFGEMAWVQRLHAALEQNRFRLLAQEIWPLNDDAAWAGAHIEILLRLTDEDGSFVTPQSFIPAAERYGLMPSIDRWVVRNTFRVLAARQADPGMAPIATCAINLSGATFGDETFLGFLCEQFLVHRISPAMICLEITETSAIANLTNAIRFIDDLRSLGCRFALDDFGSGMSSFAYLKHLPVDYLKIDGSFVKDMVEDRIDRAMVEMIHHIGKVMGKRTIAEFVESDGIIAALKTIGVDYAQGYGIAMPKPFDASTVLLGPSVTPAAADAADPWADLARKLRRKAG, encoded by the coding sequence ATGGACGCCAGCCCCCGTCTTCTCGGGCTCGTCTGGCCGTTCATCGCCGTTGTCCTCATCCAGGCGCTGGTCGCCAGCCTGAGCCTCTACACGCTGTCGGCGGTTCGCGCCTATGTCGGCGGCGAAAGCCAGTGGTCCAAGGGGCAAAAGCACGCCATCTATTTCCTCAGCCTCTATGCCGACACCGGCAAGGAGGAGTTCTTCGGCGAGTATCGTGCAGCGATCGCCGTTCCGCTGGCCGACCGCTCGGCCCGCCTGGCACTTGAGCAGCCTGAGCCCGACACTGAAGCGGCGCGCGCCGGCTTTCTGCGGGGCGGCAACCACACTGACGACGTGACCGGGATGATCTGGCTGTTCCAGAATTTCCGTGGCTTTATCTATCTCGACACCGCTATCCGGCACTGGACCGCCGCCGACACGATGATCCTCGCCATCCAGAAGCTCGGCGACGCGATGCACGCGACGTTGAGCAAGGGGCAGGCGTCACCAGCCGAGATCAACGCCTGGAAGACGGATATCCATCAGCTGGACCGTCAGATCAGCCCTCTTTCCAAGGCCTTCTCGGACAGTCTCGGCGAGGGATCGCGCTTCATCCGGATGCTGCTCACCTTTGCCAATCTCGTCACCGCGGCCTTGTTGATCCTGCTTGCCGTATGGCGCACGCGCAAGCTCCTGGCGCAGCGCCAGGCCTTCCAGCTGGCGCTCAACACCGAGCGCGAGCGCGCTCAGATCACGCTGGCTTCGATCGGCCAGGCCGTCATCAGCACCGGCCGTGACGGGCGGCTGGACTATATGAACCCGGTCGCCGAGAAATTGTTGGCCTGCCCGTTCAGCAGCGCCAAGGGCAAACCGATCGCTTCGCTGTTCCGGCTGGTGGACAAAGACACCAGCGTCGAAGAACCCCGACTGATTGAAAGCCTGCTGGCCGGCGAACCGCGCCGTTCCAGCGCCCGTCCGCAATTGCTGCAGCGGTCGGATGGCTCTGTTGTTCCCGTCGCGCTGACGGGCGCGCCGCTGCTCGTTTCCGGTGAAGTCGTCGGCGCGGTGCTTGCCTTCCACGACATGACGCGCGAAGAGGGCTATATAGAGCGGCTTTCATGGCAGGCTTCGCATGACGCATTGACCGGGCTCGCCAACCGGCGCGATTTCGAAAGTCGGCTGGAAAGGACGATCGTCGAATTGAAGGGCCAGCCTCGGCAGCACGCCTTGATGTATCTCGATCTCGACCAGTTCAAGCTGGTCAACGATACCTGCGGCCATGCCGCTGGCGACCAGTTGCTGCGCCAGATCTCCGCACTGCTGACCCACGAATTGCGGCCGGGAGACGTGCTGGCCAGGCTGGGCGGCGACGAATTCGGCGTGCTGCTGGTGGACAGTGACTGCGAAACCGCCGCCGACATCGCCGAACGGCTGCGCACGGCCGTGCAGGACATGCATTTCGCCTGGGATGGCAGACCCTTCAACACCAGCGTCAGCATCGGCATGGTGCAGATCGCCGATGCGCAAGTGACTATCGAGGAAGCGCTGCGGGCCGCCGATGTCGCCTGCTACATGGCCAAGGAAAAGGGCCGCAACCGTGTCCAGATCCACAGCGACAGTGACATGGCCTTGCGCGAGCGCTTCGGCGAGATGGCCTGGGTGCAGCGCCTGCACGCCGCATTGGAGCAAAACCGCTTCAGGCTTCTTGCCCAGGAAATCTGGCCGCTCAACGATGACGCCGCCTGGGCGGGCGCGCATATCGAGATCCTGTTGCGGCTGACCGATGAAGACGGCAGCTTCGTCACCCCGCAAAGCTTCATTCCCGCGGCCGAGCGTTATGGCCTGATGCCGTCGATCGACCGTTGGGTGGTGCGCAATACCTTCCGAGTCCTGGCCGCACGGCAAGCCGATCCGGGCATGGCGCCGATCGCTACATGCGCCATCAATCTTTCCGGCGCGACTTTCGGCGACGAGACCTTTCTCGGCTTCCTTTGCGAGCAGTTCCTCGTCCACCGCATTTCGCCTGCCATGATCTGCCTGGAGATCACCGAAACCAGCGCCATTGCAAATCTGACCAATGCCATTCGCTTTATTGACGATCTGCGCAGCCTGGGCTGCCGTTTTGCGCTCGACGATTTCGGCTCCGGCATGTCGTCGTTCGCCTATCTCAAGCACCTGCCGGTCGACTACCTCAAGATCGACGGCAGCTTCGTCAAGGACATGGTGGAGGATCGCATCGACCGCGCCATGGTCGAGATGATCCACCACATCGGCAAGGTCATGGGCAAGCGCACCATCGCCGAGTTCGTCGAAAGCGACGGCATCATCGCCGCCCTGAAGACGATCGGCGTCGACTACGCCCAGGGCTATGGGATCGCCATGCCGAAGCCCTTCGATGCTTCGACGGTGCTGCTTGGCCCGAGCGTCACGCCGGCCGCGGCCGATGCCGCCGATCCGTGGGCCGATCTGGCACGGAAGCTGCGCCGCAAGGCCGGCTGA
- a CDS encoding CoA transferase has protein sequence MFNLYLRRIEPFRAATAGTRAEPPPLALLGADAIKVEGLRGADLARQLGGSPKLNQAGMAASFLAQNAGKRSVVLDLKAEADRERFLDLIAGADALVENFRPGAVPTDQASWRRTPLCRA, from the coding sequence TTGTTCAATTTGTATTTGAGGCGTATCGAGCCTTTCCGGGCCGCAACTGCGGGAACCAGGGCAGAGCCTCCGCCGCTGGCGTTGCTGGGCGCCGACGCAATCAAGGTCGAGGGGCTGCGAGGCGCCGACCTGGCGCGCCAGCTCGGCGGCTCACCAAAGCTCAACCAAGCCGGCATGGCTGCCTCGTTCCTGGCGCAGAACGCCGGCAAACGATCCGTCGTGCTCGATCTCAAGGCAGAAGCCGATCGCGAGCGTTTCCTCGATCTGATCGCCGGTGCCGACGCGCTGGTGGAGAATTTTCGACCCGGCGCTGTGCCGACAGATCAAGCGAGCTGGCGTCGGACTCCGCTTTGCCGAGCGTGA
- a CDS encoding NUDIX hydrolase gives MAATKKKAVRKAKKGERIRQVAAIPFRRNAHGDIEVMLVTSRTTQRFIVPKGWPMKGKSGRKAATIEAMEEAGVLGKTLKQPAGTYSYWKRLANNFIRVDVIVYLLEVTEELASWQEAKRRQRAWLAPADAATLIDEPDLSTLVATLTIPGPAPLEAG, from the coding sequence ATGGCAGCCACCAAGAAAAAGGCCGTACGCAAGGCCAAGAAAGGCGAGCGGATCCGCCAGGTCGCGGCGATCCCCTTTCGGCGAAACGCGCATGGCGACATCGAGGTGATGCTGGTCACGTCGCGGACGACGCAGCGCTTCATCGTCCCCAAGGGATGGCCGATGAAAGGCAAGAGCGGCCGCAAGGCAGCCACCATCGAGGCGATGGAAGAAGCCGGCGTGCTCGGCAAGACATTGAAGCAACCGGCGGGCACTTATTCCTACTGGAAACGGCTGGCCAACAACTTCATTCGTGTCGACGTCATCGTCTATCTGCTCGAGGTCACCGAGGAACTGGCCAGTTGGCAGGAGGCCAAACGGCGGCAGCGGGCCTGGCTGGCGCCGGCTGATGCAGCGACGCTGATCGACGAGCCGGACCTTTCGACGTTGGTGGCGACCTTGACCATTCCCGGACCTGCGCCGCTCGAAGCCGGCTGA